The genomic window AATGGCGCCGGCCGGGGCGACCTGGGCCAGCTCGATGCGCTCGGCGCCGCGACTGTAGCGCGCCTGCATGCCCGGGGTGAGCTGGGCGCTGTTGCCGTCGACGCTGTCCGGCGGGCTGACCACCACCGAGCCTTCGAGCAGGGTGACGAGCATCTGCTGGGGATCGGTCCAGACGTTGAAGCGTGTGCCGGTGACGCGCACGTTGCCGTTGTCGGTGTAGACCGAGAAGGGTTGCAGGGTGTCGTGGGTGACGTGGAAGTACGCCTCGCCGCCGCTTTTCAGCCAGGCGCTACGACGGTCGCGGAAGTGGGCGAAGAACAGTTGCGAGTGGCTGTTGAGTTCGACCGTCGAGCCGTCGGCCAGCTCGACTTCGCGGGGGCTGGGCTGGGCGGCGTAGTAGCCGACCTGCGAGGGCAGCCACCCGGCGGACCAGCCCGCCGACCACGCGGCGCCGATGGCCGCCAGCACGCCGGCAGCCAACGCGGCGATGCGCTTGCCACTGCGCGGGCGGCGGCTGCGCGAACGGGCGCCGTGCCGTGGCTCCGGCGCCATAGGGGCGACGGCGATAGGGGGCGACGCCGGCAGGCGTGCCGAAAGCTCCCAGATCTCCAGCATCGCCTGGTACTCCACCGCGTGCCGCGGGTCGCGCGCGAGCCACTGGGCGAACTCCTCGCGCTCGGCGTCGCTGCACCCCTCGTCGTGCAGGCGCGCGCACCAGTGCGCAGCTTCGGCGCTGATGCGGTCGTCGTCGAACGGGGCGGGGGAGGTGGTCATCAGGTGTTCCGCTAGGGCCGCTGGCGGCCGATATCGCAATTTCTTCGTGCGTTGATGCGACTGATTATAAATAAGCCGGGCGGGCGCTGTCAGCACGAGGCTACAGAGGCGATCGGCAGGGGACTCTAGGTGTGTGTAGGAGCAACTGTCTTCTTCTGAAAGTCCGTGCCTGTGTTTCCCTCTCCCTAACCTTCTCCCTGAAGGGAGAGGGGACCGCATAGTGCAGATTGCGCCCGCCGTGTCAGCCGGCTGCTTTAGCTACCTCTCCCTTCGGAGCGGGGCGCGCAGCCAGGGCGGTTGAGAGGGCACGCCCCGGCGCGATTGTTCAGGTAGGAGCACACTCCGTCCACTGCTCTGCGAGAGCCCGTCACCCAGAAGAAAAGACGCGCCACCTCCGTCCGGATTTAGTCCCGCGTGCCCCACCTGCTTTCCCGCTACCGATTCCCGTCGTCATTCTGAAATTTTCATGACTTATTGAGAATCATTCTAAATTTCTCCGCACCTGTCTCGTCTCTCCAGATAACGCGCTTTCGACAGCGCACATCATCGGCGACACGCAGGATCGAGTGCCGGCCGCCACGCGGCGAGGCTCTCCAGGCAGGGCTCAGCAGTAAGCCGCCGGCTCCCGCGTGGTCACGCCCCTCGGCCATCGCGATACAGGACATTGGCACCATGACCCAGATGATCACCCCGACCTATGACGTGCTCGGCATCGGTTTCGGCCCCTCGAACCTTGCGCTGGCGATCGCCCTGCAGGAGCAGGCGCGACGCGAGGGCCGCCACTACCACGCGCTGTTCCTCGACAAGCAGGCCGACTACCGCTGGCACGGTAATACCCTGGTGGCGCAGAGCGAGCTGCAGATTTCCTTCCTCAAGGACCTGGTGACCCTGCGCAACCCCACCAGCCCGTACAGCTTCGTCAATTACCTGCACGCCATGGGCCGGCTGATCGACTTCACCAACCTGGGCACCTTCTACCCGTGCCGCATGGAGTACAACGACTACCTG from Pseudomonas sp. GCEP-101 includes these protein-coding regions:
- a CDS encoding FecR family protein, with the translated sequence MTTSPAPFDDDRISAEAAHWCARLHDEGCSDAEREEFAQWLARDPRHAVEYQAMLEIWELSARLPASPPIAVAPMAPEPRHGARSRSRRPRSGKRIAALAAGVLAAIGAAWSAGWSAGWLPSQVGYYAAQPSPREVELADGSTVELNSHSQLFFAHFRDRRSAWLKSGGEAYFHVTHDTLQPFSVYTDNGNVRVTGTRFNVWTDPQQMLVTLLEGSVVVSPPDSVDGNSAQLTPGMQARYSRGAERIELAQVAPAGAIAWLDGKLVIDDLTLQSAIPLINRYLPQPVYLDDATVAALRIGGIYRTDDLQALVESLPKVLPVELRKDSQGRTLLASRYVQL